In Fervidobacterium nodosum Rt17-B1, one genomic interval encodes:
- a CDS encoding radical SAM protein, which translates to MRCVIIDGYVDEPAVLGVPPYVSTYVRYTAGLFLIKGFEVDYYTVDQVRANNMWHAFSVYDTMVIIGGLTVPGKYVGGNPITPDEVKKLFDINTKPYRILIGAIGKAFSNKGGSFAKKFDFDVEEVVEDFSSWISQEFGADYLQSIRETSIAGAEIVKFHPRFPDVICEIEVSLGCERRTFCTFCTEPILHPKFFSRPVKDIVDEVEALYKNGVRAFRLGRSANIIAYGSDFNSGTINPNAVNELYNGIRSKCDDIRVLHTDNANPTYIAKNLEKSVKILESIVKYNTSGDILSFGVESFDEIVRKKNNIDGTVEDIDLAVKVVNEIGGLRDSGGVPKLLPGINIIFGLFGETKKTYEINYNKLLWYLENDLLLRRINLRQIMIFPGTPLYYLSQRKNVRPDKRLFEHYKYLIRNNVDTPMLKKVFPLGTIIRYVIPEFSEGKITFGRPLGTYPILIGVPAKFSEPTDIVVVGYGHRSLTGVRLVELNKLTIEELESIPGIGKKNALRIKQGDFSTVDKKAENFVKKFFVEIKLN; encoded by the coding sequence ATGCGTTGCGTGATTATTGATGGATACGTTGATGAGCCAGCAGTTTTAGGGGTCCCGCCCTATGTAAGTACTTATGTTAGATACACTGCTGGATTGTTTCTAATTAAAGGTTTTGAGGTTGATTATTATACGGTAGATCAAGTGCGTGCCAATAATATGTGGCACGCTTTTTCTGTGTATGACACTATGGTTATCATAGGTGGACTTACCGTACCGGGAAAGTATGTCGGGGGAAATCCGATAACACCCGATGAGGTTAAAAAGCTTTTCGATATTAATACTAAACCTTATCGAATACTCATAGGTGCAATTGGTAAAGCTTTTTCAAACAAGGGTGGAAGTTTTGCTAAAAAGTTTGATTTCGATGTTGAGGAAGTTGTTGAAGATTTTTCATCTTGGATTTCCCAAGAATTTGGCGCAGATTACTTGCAAAGTATAAGAGAAACTTCCATAGCAGGTGCTGAGATAGTTAAATTTCATCCAAGATTTCCTGATGTTATATGTGAGATAGAAGTTTCACTTGGTTGTGAAAGACGTACATTTTGCACATTTTGTACAGAACCTATTTTGCACCCTAAGTTTTTTTCAAGACCAGTAAAAGATATTGTTGACGAGGTTGAAGCGCTTTACAAAAATGGTGTAAGAGCATTTAGGTTGGGAAGAAGTGCAAACATAATAGCTTACGGTAGTGATTTCAATAGTGGAACCATAAATCCAAACGCTGTTAACGAGCTTTACAATGGTATAAGGTCTAAATGCGATGATATAAGAGTACTGCACACTGATAACGCTAATCCGACTTACATTGCTAAAAACTTAGAGAAATCAGTTAAAATTTTAGAAAGTATAGTAAAATACAATACATCAGGTGATATCCTGTCTTTTGGTGTGGAATCTTTTGACGAAATTGTGAGAAAAAAGAACAATATCGATGGAACCGTTGAAGATATAGATTTAGCAGTTAAAGTTGTCAATGAAATTGGTGGTCTTAGAGACTCAGGCGGTGTGCCAAAATTACTACCTGGAATAAACATTATATTCGGTCTATTTGGTGAAACAAAGAAAACTTACGAAATAAATTACAATAAGCTTTTATGGTATTTAGAAAATGATTTACTTTTGAGAAGAATTAATTTAAGGCAAATAATGATATTCCCTGGAACTCCTTTATATTATCTTTCTCAGCGAAAAAATGTAAGACCTGATAAACGTTTGTTTGAACACTATAAATATTTGATAAGAAACAATGTTGACACACCAATGCTGAAAAAGGTTTTTCCGCTTGGAACAATTATAAGATACGTTATTCCAGAATTTTCAGAGGGCAAAATAACATTTGGAAGACCATTAGGCACATACCCTATACTCATAGGAGTCCCTGCGAAGTTCTCAGAACCAACAGATATTGTAGTTGTTGGGTATGGTCATAGGTCTTTAACAGGTGTTAGACTTGTTGAATTAAATAAGCTTACAATCGAAGAATTAGAAAGTATTCCAGGCATTGGAAAAAAGAACGCGCTGAGAATTAAACAAGGGGATTTTTCGACAGTGGATAAAAAAGCTGAAAATTTTGTTAAAAAATTTTTTGTTGAAATAAAATTAAATTAA